The nucleotide sequence gacagagtgagactcttgtctcttaagaaaaaaaaaagaaaaggaaagaaaaaaaaaatacattggggGGGCGGGGAATTGCACAAAATTCCAGAACGGGAGACTTGAATTTGCTAGTGCACCAAGTGCTATGTTGAATCCATACAAATGAAGTTATTTgtaggcattgtattaggtattagaagtaatctagagatggtttaaagTGTATGGGGGACGTGCATAGGTTTTATGCAAATGCTACATCTTTTTATGTAAGGGTCTTGAGCATCTATCTGCAGATgccaagggatgactgtacttttttttttttttgagacagagttgtgCTCTGTCATCCTGTGtagattgcagtggcatcattgtagctcattgcaacctcaaactcctgggctcaggtgatccttctacttctgtctcctgagtagctgggactacaggtgcacactactacgcccagctaattttcctatttttagtagagacgggaatctctctcttgctcaggctggtcttgaactcctgagttcaagtagtcttcccgcctcagcctcccagagtgcttggattgcaggtgtgagccactacgcaCAGCCTGGactattttttttggagacagggtctcactctactgcctgggctagagtgcagtgtcatcatcatcatagcttactgcaaccaccagctcctgggctcaagagatcctcctgcctcagcctcccaagtagctagggctacaggtgcacaccaccacacccagctaattttttaaaatcttttttgtagagatggggtctcactatgttgctcaggctggtctcgaactcctggcctcaagtgatcctcctgccgcaaccctcccaaagtgctgggattacaggtgtgagccaccagctGAAGCATATTTACAAGCAAGTTAAAAGTATTTCTGGATGGGTGTGTCTCACATGTACTTATTACTTAACTATTCAATTCCAGTTGAATATTGAATATCCTGTACTCTGTGCtaaaacttaatttctttttttgttattttcaactAACAATATAAACGGTGTGTCCTCTTGTTTGTTAATGCTGTGGTCTTCTGAAAGGTGGGATTTAATGGGTACAAGTTGGGAACATAATAATGAAAAGTTGTTTTATGttgggaagtttttaaaaataacttaatggTTGGTTCAGATGCAGATTAAGCAAAATTCCATCCATTTGTGAGGTAGGATCAACCCCTGCTATTCATAGTATTTGaacaaaatctaaaatgtaaTTCATTTAAAGATAAGCATATCAATGTTTGGTAACCTGACATGTAAGAATGGATAATTTTCTTTGGAGGAACTGATTGCTATTTATTCAAAACTTGTTATCAACAtagttgtggggttttttttttgttttgtttttttgtttgtttgtttgttttttttgaaacagagtctctctctgttgcccgggctagagtgccgtggcgtcagcctagctcacagcaacctcaaactcctgggctcaagcaatctttctgcctcagcctcccgagtagctgggactacaggcatctgccaccatgccaccattttttctatatatttttagttgtccagataatttctttctatttgtttttttttttagtagagacggggtcttgctcttggtcaggctggtctcgaactcctgagttcaaacaaaatagttttatttgatCCAAGTttaatggtaaataaaaatatcaaagatatCCATTGTCTGTTTTTCTGTCTTGTCTGCTTTTATAGTGCCTCAATTTCTTAACCCAAACCATGTTTGcttgctttctctttatttttttttctttttttttccgcttcttttcctttccttcctttttccttcccttcccttccctctttcctttcctttttcctttcccctttcctttcctttcctttttcctttcccctttgctttcctttcctttttcctttcccctttcctttccctttccttttccttttcccctttccttcccttccctttcctttcctttcctttcctttcctttctttcctcctctcctctcctctccttgctttctttctttttagacatggtcttgctctgtcacccaggctagagtgcagtggcatcatcatacctcactgcaaccttaaactcctgggttcaagggatccccctgcctcagcctcctgagtagctaggactacaggcatgcatcaccatgcctggctaatttttctgtcttttgtagagatggaatctccctctcaggctggtcttgaactcctggcctcaagcaatcctcctgccttgacctccaagagtgctaggattacaggcatgaaccactgcacctggcccacattttctttctgctgATACCCTACCACATAACTCTTAGTCTGTCTCTACCTCTCtgtcatacacatacatacaacaACTAGGGCAAAAGTTCCCAGTAGTTTTTAGTTGAGAACctcttaattaaaattttcactaCCATGATGCTATTATCATTAGTATTCAGGGATAAGTCCATAAAACAGAAGGGCCAGGCAACACACACATAGAGCTAGTCTCTTCCCTGAAACTtatcccaagggaaaaaaatatttctagtagGGGATTTTAGTTTTGGTGTTTCACTTGATTATGATAACTTCAAAGTAAGCAGACTTCAACAGGCTGTTCTTTAGCACAAGTCAGTACTGCTTGGGTTTATGTACAGGTGACTTGTTTTATATAAGCCTATTTTTAGCAATTTCAGACTTAATGAATTGGTAGAATGTTGTAGAATCTGAAatcttattctttaaatttttagccTATAATATATATGTTAGGTTAGATCATGTTAACAGCTATTGAGTAGTATAAGAAACCAGACCTACTGCATTTGATACTACTTTTACTCAAATAAAAAGAGATTAGATGCCTGAAGCTCATTGTACATGGGGGAAATCCAATCATGGAGGACCTTGACATGAACCCAGAAAAAGCAAATAGAGAATGGGCTCTGAAGAAGAGATCCAGAGCTATACCTTCAGACTAAGAAACTAAGAGGTTACTAAAAGTTTGTTTTCACTTTCAATCTCTGGACTTTttgaattcagtttttaaaagtggGATTTGCTTTTCATCAATTTATTTAATGACTAAGTCTTCCAGACCCTGCCTGTTTTATAAAGCAAAAGAGacctaatataaaataaattggatAGTTTGGAGGTTCCATGTAAGCAATTAACTTCATTTACTGTTATCAGAAAACATTGGATGAAAGCTGTCCTCAGCTATTTCTTAAACATTAAAatcatttggaaaagaaaataaactttccaaTTGCTTATCATGTACACTTAAAATGTCATGTGCTTCTTACACCTAACCACGATGGTTGGTAATAATAGATGCTCACTAAGAACTGAAAGAATGAGTAAATTAGCTGTATTGCTCTTCTTTTAAGGTTAAAAACGACAACTGACGCCAACCATGAAAGATCCAAGTCGCAGCAGTACTAGCCCAAGCATCATCAATGAAGATGTGATTATTAACGGCCATTCTCACGAAGATGACAATCCATTTGCAGAGTACATGTGGATGGAAAATGAAGAAGAGTTCAACAGACAAGTCGGTTTTGTGTACTATGTTCTTTGTTTGTAGCCCATTACAGCCTTCAAATAATGATTGTACTTGTCCCTGAAATGTGTTTTTATCTGGTCCTTTATATATGACTTCTGGATTTATGTGCCACCAGTACTGCTTTATTTGGCTGCCGATTACTGCCAGGCTTAGCTGCTTACTGAAATAATTTGGGGAGCTTGTTTCAGGGTCTCACCTGGAGACTCTGATTCAAGAAAACTAGGGTGGAGCTTGgggaattgtttttaaaagctcccagaTGAACAATGAGATTTGGAAACCCTGCCTTACACCTGCAGCCCCCATGCCCCCGGGCTGCGGcctggtaccggtctgtggcctgttgggaaacAGGCTGCGCGATCGATCGCCACCTGGGCTGCGCACCACCTCTCCACCACTCATGACACCCCACCTGCGGTCCATGGAAAAacggtcttccatgaaaccagtccctggtgccaaaaaggttagggaccgctGCCTTACACCAATCAGATTGCTGTGTTACAGTGAAAGTCAAGAGAATTAAGGAATCAGGAGCAGGTGGACACAGATGCTAGGCTGCAGAATTATGCTGTTTTTCATCTGAGGTCCTCAGTCTGATCAGCCTGAAAAATCTGATACTACTCTTAAGAAGAGAGCTGTCAACTGTCATACAATGATAAATGTTGCCTTTATTCCCGTATGTCTGGCATTTGTTCCTATCTTTTTTCTAATTCCTCCCCTGATCGTAGCTTTGCTAATCAGTAGCCAGCTTGACTTCTTCATACCCAATGATGGATGTTCATGAGTAAAACAGTTTAGTTTTATTTCAGTGAGCATCATTtcggtggtgtttttttttgtttgtttgtttgttttgggtttttttaattaccCATTCTTTGACTTTACTCCCCTAGAGGTTTTCTTTTAGTCATTTTTGGCTTAGATTAGGGTTGGTATAGCTTTTAAGTATTATAGGTAATTCTTATATGTATTCCTCGAAGAGAGCATTCCTTTGTTACTTCTTTCCTGCCACCTCAATGGTAAAAAAAGATATTCTGCTAGTGCAAGTAAAGATATGGGAAAACCTTAAACAAATCTTCCCAGGTCTTtatggtgagcatttttttttttccttagcacagaagcagaggagaaagtatgacattgtgtttttaaatagctTAGTTTAAGATATTTTAAGCCATTCCTAGTGATATCTTACCAAGTGTGCTAtaaattatcctttattttttataaatctagATAGAAGAGGAGTTATGGGAAGAAGAATTTATTGAACGTTGTTTCCAAGAAATgctggaagaggaagaagagcatGAGTGGTTTATTCCAGCTCGAGATCTCCCACAAACTATGGACCAAATCCAAGACCAATTTAATGACCTTGTTATCAGTGATGGCTCTTCTCTGGAAGATCTTGTGGTAAAAAGTtactttttcatctctttaaaacCTAGCATATCTTTCCCATAAGTGGAAAAGTCAGCTACCATCTGTTTAAGAAGAGTTCTGCATCTCTTCCCCCTTCACAAATTGTGCTGCTGCTTACAGTGGAAGCAAAGGTATTCCAGTCTCACTTACAACACGGAGTGACTTCTGGCAATACTATGCAACTAGTCTTAGACCACTATTATACTTCTTGCCACTGTTTTTAGTGATGTTGCCCTAAGATACTTAAATgtcttaaagaattaaaaaaaaaaaaacccacaatattaTCATGTTACTTGCCTATACAAAAGTAGCTTTGAGAAGAAGCTTTGCTCTTTAATCTTATCCTAAACATTTGgtgaaatatattttgcatattttttacctttattgGGAAGGTAAAATTTTGGAGATCTTTTCCTGACTCAggtattttttcccttcaaaatattaaggagggggtacaaatgtttttgtttcatggatatcttttgtaatgcttaagtcagggctatttaTGTGCCcatcattgtacctgttaggtaggtttttacctcaCCCCTCCTCCCTGACTCAGGCTTTCTGTTGAGGTAGCCAGTTTGTTTGGAACTGTgatttatggcttttttttttttttttttttttgagacagagtctcactctgttgcccaggctagagtgagtgccgtggcatcagcctagctcacagcaacctcaaactcctgagctcaagcaatcctcctgtctcagcctcccgagtagctgggactacaggcatgcgccaccatgcccggctaatttttttctatatatatttttagctgtccatataatttctttctatttttagtagagatggggtctcgctcttgctcaggctggtctcgaactcctgagctcaaacgatccgcccacctcggcctcccagagtgctaggattacaggcgtgagccaccgcgcccggcctggaactGTGATTTAGTAAGGAACTTTACAGGCTCTTAGGAGAAAAGGGACACTATCCTGGATTTGCATTTTTAGTTATTCTCAGTGTCTCATCACTGATGATATATTTACAGTAAAAAGTTTTTTCAGGAATTGTAATAACTAAACATTAGCACTAGAGTCCTTCatgaaaattaagataaaataattttctcaagtcACATAAAATTTTAAGTCTACATGTTAATCTTTCTGTCCATGTTTACAGTCTCTAGTTGCTTCTACAATATAGTTCTCTgggaccaggcatggtggctcactgctgtaatcctagcattctagggggccaaggcaggaggattgcttgaggtcaggagttcgagaccagcttaaGTAAGAATGAGATCCCtgtctatagaaaaaattaaaaaattagctgggtatagtgttgggcacctgtagtcccagctactcaggagactgaagcaggaagatGACTTGAACCctgaaatttgaggttgcagtgagctatgatgacctcactgcactctagctggggtgacagagtgagaccctgtctcaaaaaaaaagatatctggaATTTACCCACTGAACTctgaagtatttttataattgcatTCTGGTAACTGTGCAGTGGTTTCCTAATCTGTACATCATATTACCTATGAAGCATTAAAAACAAGTATCAGTTTCTCAGCTACATCCCAAATCTGGAGAATCAACTTTCTAGGCACATTTATCCAAAATGTAGTAGAGGAAGATTTCCAGCTATTCTTCCTACATGCTATCAAGACAGAATAATATTGGTACAAGTCTCTAAGGCTGTTAGAGACTTTGGCccattcctctctttttttttttttttttttaactgatgcaAAAATGGAATCCCAGAGAAGGGTGGCTGATCCAGGTTTACATAGGAAGTTAGGGGCAGAGTTTGGCATTTCAGGCTTAGATCTTCTGTCTCCccatgtagttttcttttccagaGGCTTTATTACACAGCCAGCCTGCCCGAGTCAGACATTTCGAAAGCATTCTTCTAAAGGACAGTGTAGAAAGCACTGAAGTTTACATTGTGTAACCTTTTTTGCAGTGAATGATGGTAACCCAACTGAGCATATGTATGATCTGTATAGTCTGCGGGGTTAtgcttgcctttttttcccttttatttatttcagaccTGGTGAACAGGAAGTATATATGCTTGCTTTTAGCTACATAAATCACACCACAAATAATCCTGGTTACCCTGATGAGTAAAGCCCTTTGCTGGGCATAACGTATAACTTTATCTGGTACAGATTCTGATTTGTTCTACCCAGTCTGTTTGAGATTacttagtttcattcttcttctgtAGCTGCCAAAAGATTGTACGTTTAAGAACactaccttttttatttttttaaacttaacacTTTTTAAAGTGTAGATATATTTCCCTTGGGGAAAGGGAGAATATATCCTGTCTAAGGAAATCGCTGTGTATAAATTATGAAACTAAAATTATTTCTCCAACATGTTGTTTAATATTATGCATTGGTCTTGAAGTAAGTGATGTAGAGGTCAAATTCAGTGTAAATGCCTGCCAACATGCTTACATTTCAGGCCCTGGAATCTGTCCtggtttctttttgtctttatcaaATTGCAATCCAAAATGTGATAGAGGAAGATTTCCAGCTATTCTTCCTCTATGCTGACAAGTGCCATTTAGGAAAGTAAAGATTTAAAGACACAGAATAATATGGTACAAGTCTCTAAAGCTGTTAGAGACATTGGCCcattcctccctttttttttttttaacatgcaaaAATGGAATCCCAGAGAGGGTGGCTTATCCAAGTTTACATAGGAAGTTAGTTAGGGGCAGAGTTGGCATTTCAGGCTTAGGTCTTCGGGCTCCCCAtggagttttcttttcctgttataAACCATGCTTCCTGTGGGAATTAGAAGACAGTAAATGTAGAAAGATTAACTCCATGTTTTCAGTGAGGAtcataaagtaaaattaatctATCAACAATTCCCCAGTTACTTTAATCACAATTTCAATACTTGTTTAACGTGTTTGTGTGGTATGAGAATGTTTAAAGAAAGTCAGGTGTCATAGATTAACAGAATTCCATGTTCAGTGCTATTCCTTTAATTTATGGGAACTGGGTTTCTGGTTACACTTAAGCAAACTTAATTTCAATTCCTACTTTTCTTTAGAAAGTTGATATAATTTGATAATGATATGTAAAGCTTGTGTCTGGTTCCTCCTTTCTCTGCTATAGATTTTTTGGGGTTAAGGGTAATTTTACAGTCTGagttcttgcttttgttttgtacttttttggAAGATGTTTTTGCATGAGGATCTAGGTTGAAGACTTCTGAGTATCTGAAGCCATCTGTTAATGAACTTGcttttttatgtacttattttacAGGTCAAGAGCAATCTGAATCCAAATGCAAAGGAGTTTGTTCCTGGGGTGAAGTACTAAAATATTTGAGTAGACGGGGCCCTCTTTTGGTGGATGTAGCACAATTTCCACACTGTGAAGGCAGTATTAGAAGACTTAATTGTAAAAGCTCTCTCTTGTCACTGTGTTACACTTAATGCATTGCCAAAGTTTTTGTTAGTCTTGCATGCTAAATAAAAGTGCTGAGACTGTTATTAAGTAAAAAGCTGTCAAACGTTTACTGAAAATAGAATTGGCCCATGGCT is from Eulemur rufifrons isolate Redbay chromosome 10, OSU_ERuf_1, whole genome shotgun sequence and encodes:
- the PAIP2 gene encoding polyadenylate-binding protein-interacting protein 2; translation: MKDPSRSSTSPSIINEDVIINGHSHEDDNPFAEYMWMENEEEFNRQIEEELWEEEFIERCFQEMLEEEEEHEWFIPARDLPQTMDQIQDQFNDLVISDGSSLEDLVVKSNLNPNAKEFVPGVKY